TATTATTATATTAGTAAAGGAAATATAAACAATGGATTTAAAGTTAATTTTAGTTGATAAAATCAATTATTAGTTGATTTAATGTATAATTTTTTTATAAATAATTTGACAAATTTTATACTATATATTACGATTTAATTAAGAAAAAATAATAAAATAGGGAGAACGAAAAAGATGAAAAAAGTTCTAAAAGTAATACTGGCATTGGGTCTTGTATTCATAATGGCGGGATGCGGTTCTAAAGCACAAACAGCAACATTTAATTACAGTTCGAACGGGGTTGATGTAAAGATGGTTGCTGATGCAGAAGGTGATACGATTATAAAATTAACGCAAACTTCTACAATAAACACAAAAAACTTTAACAGCAGCCAAATAAAACAATTAAAAAAAGTAGTTGAAGAATCAAAAGATACTTATAAGAATATCAAGGGTATTACATATAAGGCAGAAGAAAGCGGAGATAAGATCGTAGAAACAATCATTATACCGACAGACGAGGAAACTTTAAAAACAGTAATATCAAAAGGCTTGCTTCCTGTAACAGGTTCAAGCGGTGAGGTAACAAAATTATCTTTGGATAAAACTAAAGAAAGTCTACAAAAAGCAGGCTGGACATTAGAAGAATAGTATATAAAAAATAAAAATGCAGTTTATTTAACTGCATTTTTTTATTACAAATATTGATAAAAATTATTTTTTTACCTTAGGAAGAGACCATTTATATTTTCTTGAAAGAAGTCTTATAAATATAATAGAAAAAATACCTATAAGAACAGATATATCAGAATTCACATTATTTTTAAGCAGTACCAAATAAACGCCTCCTCCAACGATGCAGGCAAGAGCATAGATCCTTTTTCTTAGAACAAAGGGTATATCCGAGACCATTATATCTCTGAGCATTCCTCCTCCAATACCCGTAATGACACCTACAAAAATAAGAAGAAAATTATTATAGGTAAATCCCGCAAAAATAGCCGAGTTCATCCCAAGTATCACAAATACACCAAGTCCTATGGCATCAAACACATTAAGAGCATTGTTAAATAAGTTTATATGATCCTCAATATATTTATAATTATAATAAGAAAAAATAAATACCACCAAAGCGGCAACAGCCGCAAGAGCCGCATAAGTTCCGTTCGTAAACATATTCGGTGGCAGCATACCAAGTATGATATCCCTTATTATTCCTCCTCCCAGAGCGGTTGTAACGCCTAAAACGACAACACCGAATACATCCAAGTCTTTTTCTATGGCAACCATGGCTCCGGAAATTGCAAAAGCTATTATACCAATAATTTCACATATATTTATAAACTGTTCCGTAAAAATAAAATTCATAATTCTCCCTATTTATATCCTATTACATCATATGGAGTAATAAGACCGATCAATCTTTCAAT
The DNA window shown above is from Anaerofustis stercorihominis DSM 17244 and carries:
- a CDS encoding trimeric intracellular cation channel family protein: MNFIFTEQFINICEIIGIIAFAISGAMVAIEKDLDVFGVVVLGVTTALGGGIIRDIILGMLPPNMFTNGTYAALAAVAALVVFIFSYYNYKYIEDHINLFNNALNVFDAIGLGVFVILGMNSAIFAGFTYNNFLLIFVGVITGIGGGMLRDIMVSDIPFVLRKRIYALACIVGGGVYLVLLKNNVNSDISVLIGIFSIIFIRLLSRKYKWSLPKVKK
- a CDS encoding DUF1307 domain-containing protein gives rise to the protein MKKVLKVILALGLVFIMAGCGSKAQTATFNYSSNGVDVKMVADAEGDTIIKLTQTSTINTKNFNSSQIKQLKKVVEESKDTYKNIKGITYKAEESGDKIVETIIIPTDEETLKTVISKGLLPVTGSSGEVTKLSLDKTKESLQKAGWTLEE